A genome region from Dolichospermum compactum NIES-806 includes the following:
- a CDS encoding DNA cytosine methyltransferase → MNFSINTQQLELFELLQPSKTIKITTNFTFLDLFSGIGGFRIPLEELGGICLGYSEIDKEAIKVYKNNFIRDTNADEPYLGDITNLDKLPFELDIIVGGVPCQPWSIAGKLKGLDDSRGQLWNDVFRVLKANQPKAFIFENVKGLTEPRNRTSLEYILDNLTSSGYVVKYQVLNSYDFGLPQDRDRIFIVGIRNDLDNSWGFSFPKPINKHCKLYDVIQDIQRSDCSKKKFTPEVLFTDGKIPGARGRFQKLDELNNFFLFSDVRDGHTTIHSWDLIETTQREKLICHTILKNRRKKIYGDKDGNPLSIEILQSLIPELNIEDINILIEKSILRFVENKGYEFVNSKISSGINGISKIYLPHADAIGTLTATGTRDYIASISIECDEPKIYKQNFIEKIYLPKKYRPLTAKDYAILQGFPENFQIADNENKAKHQFGNAVSVPVIYHLAKSLLNIIL, encoded by the coding sequence ATGAACTTTAGTATTAATACTCAACAGTTAGAATTATTTGAATTACTCCAACCTTCTAAAACAATAAAAATCACCACTAACTTTACATTTCTCGACCTATTTTCCGGTATTGGTGGTTTTAGAATTCCTCTCGAAGAACTAGGAGGAATTTGTTTGGGTTATTCAGAAATTGACAAAGAAGCAATCAAAGTTTACAAAAATAACTTTATTCGTGATACCAATGCTGATGAACCATATTTAGGAGATATCACTAATTTAGATAAACTGCCTTTTGAACTAGATATAATTGTCGGTGGTGTTCCTTGTCAACCTTGGTCAATAGCAGGTAAATTAAAAGGTTTGGATGATTCCAGAGGTCAATTATGGAATGATGTTTTTAGAGTATTAAAAGCTAATCAACCTAAAGCATTTATATTTGAAAATGTTAAAGGTCTAACTGAGCCGAGAAACAGGACAAGTTTAGAATATATACTTGATAATTTAACATCATCTGGATACGTAGTTAAATATCAGGTGCTTAATTCCTATGATTTTGGTTTACCTCAAGATAGAGACAGAATATTTATTGTTGGTATTAGAAATGATCTGGATAACAGTTGGGGGTTTAGCTTTCCTAAACCTATAAATAAACATTGTAAATTATATGATGTAATTCAGGATATTCAACGCAGTGATTGTTCTAAAAAGAAATTTACTCCAGAAGTTTTATTTACAGATGGTAAAATTCCTGGCGCTAGGGGTAGATTCCAAAAATTAGATGAATTAAATAATTTTTTTCTATTTTCAGATGTCAGAGACGGACATACTACCATTCATTCTTGGGACTTAATAGAAACAACCCAGAGAGAAAAGCTAATTTGTCATACTATTTTAAAAAATAGAAGAAAGAAAATATATGGTGATAAAGACGGAAATCCTTTAAGTATAGAAATTTTACAATCTTTAATTCCTGAGTTAAATATTGAAGATATCAATATCTTAATTGAAAAATCAATTTTGCGTTTTGTAGAAAATAAAGGTTATGAGTTTGTAAATTCTAAAATTTCATCAGGTATTAATGGAATTTCTAAAATTTATTTACCTCACGCTGATGCTATTGGTACTTTAACCGCAACAGGTACAAGAGATTATATAGCAAGTATATCAATAGAATGTGATGAACCAAAAATATATAAACAGAACTTTATCGAAAAAATTTATCTTCCTAAAAAATATAGACCATTAACGGCAAAAGATTACGCGATATTACAAGGATTTCCCGAAAATTTCCAAATAGCCGATAATGAAAATAAGGCAAAGCATCAATTTGGTAATGCTGTATCTGTGCCTGTAATCTATCATTTGGCTAAATCTTTACTCAACATTATTCTTTAA
- a CDS encoding cytochrome c oxidase subunit 3 — translation MDSSVSPDELDHVSHEHGHDEEGSKMFGFIVFLLSESVIFLSFFAGYIIYKTSAVNWLPPGVSGLEIKEPSINTVVLVSSSFVIYFAEKALEKHDLKTYRLLLFLTMVMGGYFLYGQAVEWSELEFGFTSGTFGGMFYLLTGFHGLHVFTGILLQLIMLLRSFVPGNFDNGHFGINATSLFWHFVDVIWIVLFLLIYVWQ, via the coding sequence ATGGATAGTTCTGTTTCTCCTGATGAGTTAGATCATGTTAGTCATGAGCATGGACATGATGAAGAAGGCAGTAAAATGTTTGGTTTTATTGTGTTTCTGTTATCGGAAAGTGTCATTTTCTTGAGTTTCTTTGCTGGCTATATTATCTACAAAACTTCTGCTGTTAATTGGTTGCCGCCTGGTGTTTCTGGTTTGGAAATAAAAGAACCTAGCATTAATACTGTGGTTTTGGTTTCTAGTAGTTTTGTGATTTATTTTGCCGAAAAGGCTCTGGAAAAGCATGATTTAAAGACTTATCGTCTATTGTTATTTTTAACAATGGTTATGGGTGGTTATTTCCTCTATGGCCAAGCTGTAGAATGGAGTGAACTGGAATTTGGGTTTACTTCTGGTACTTTCGGCGGAATGTTTTATCTATTAACTGGTTTTCACGGTTTGCACGTTTTTACGGGTATTCTGTTACAGTTAATTATGTTGTTGCGTTCTTTCGTTCCTGGTAATTTTGATAATGGCCATTTTGGGATAAATGCCACTTCTTTGTTTTGGCACTTTGTTGATGTTATCTGGATTGTTTTGTTTCTGCTTATCTACGTTTGGCAGTAG
- a CDS encoding TdeIII family type II restriction endonuclease yields MTAINITTRAAIKGYLEGFIDGLIDEYKGRKILKPDNAAEYLSRSSSNGELKPFQAALIPPELIRINQFERGLSTKLGNSFEECARLIALEYHQDVRRGYDIKAEVSLTAFAEAELQKQKYESAATNKQGKPSLEQMITAVLNARRSDDLELKIVRTDLYILAKDGTELFFEIKGPKPNKGQCLEVTQRLLRFQLLSGKNRPQVKAYYAMPYNPYGAKKADYKWSCTLNYTPFNDAVVIGNDFWKIIGGETAYEELLEIYLEVGHEKSKYMLDALAFGF; encoded by the coding sequence ATGACAGCTATTAATATTACAACTCGCGCAGCAATCAAAGGATATCTAGAAGGTTTTATTGATGGTCTTATAGATGAATATAAAGGACGTAAAATTTTAAAACCAGATAATGCAGCCGAATATTTATCTAGGTCTTCATCTAATGGAGAATTAAAGCCATTTCAAGCTGCACTTATCCCACCAGAATTAATACGTATCAACCAATTTGAAAGAGGTTTGAGTACAAAATTAGGTAATTCTTTTGAAGAATGCGCTCGTTTAATTGCGCTAGAGTATCATCAAGATGTACGTCGAGGTTATGATATTAAAGCTGAAGTAAGTCTTACAGCTTTTGCAGAAGCTGAACTTCAAAAACAAAAATATGAATCTGCTGCAACAAATAAGCAAGGTAAGCCATCTTTAGAGCAAATGATAACAGCAGTGTTAAATGCTAGACGCAGTGATGATTTAGAACTTAAAATTGTTCGCACGGACTTGTATATTTTAGCTAAAGATGGAACAGAATTATTTTTTGAAATTAAGGGTCCTAAACCTAATAAAGGACAGTGTTTAGAGGTGACTCAACGGTTACTCAGATTTCAATTGCTAAGTGGAAAAAATCGTCCTCAAGTGAAAGCTTATTATGCTATGCCTTATAATCCTTATGGGGCGAAAAAAGCAGATTACAAGTGGTCTTGTACCCTAAATTATACGCCTTTTAATGATGCAGTTGTTATCGGTAATGACTTTTGGAAAATAATAGGGGGAGAAACTGCTTATGAAGAATTACTAGAAATTTATCTAGAAGTTGGACATGAGAAAAGTAAATATATGCTTGATGCTTTAGCTTTTGGATTTTAG
- a CDS encoding HNH endonuclease produces the protein MRKVLVLNASYEPLNITSWRRATVLLIKGKAERLEYNSKFLYSDFPMPTVIRLRHYVRVPYMEIPLTRRNILHRDSHTCQYCGNTGDGLTLDHVMPRSRGGEDTWENIVTACVRCNIKKGCRTPQEARMPLRHLPRQPYSSLYFEVTKHLKSGMHQEWQKYVIGL, from the coding sequence ATGAGGAAGGTTTTAGTCCTGAACGCCTCTTACGAACCGCTCAACATCACCAGTTGGCGACGTGCCACCGTGTTGTTGATTAAAGGCAAGGCTGAACGCTTAGAATACAACAGTAAATTCCTTTACTCGGATTTTCCGATGCCAACCGTAATTCGGTTGCGTCATTATGTCCGCGTTCCCTATATGGAAATTCCGCTGACTCGGAGAAATATCTTGCATCGTGATAGCCACACTTGTCAATACTGTGGTAACACAGGAGACGGGTTAACTCTCGATCATGTCATGCCAAGATCACGAGGAGGTGAAGATACTTGGGAAAATATCGTTACGGCTTGTGTCCGCTGCAATATCAAGAAAGGTTGTCGTACACCGCAAGAAGCGCGAATGCCTTTGCGTCATTTACCCCGTCAACCTTACAGTAGCCTCTACTTTGAGGTAACAAAGCATCTTAAAAGTGGAATGCACCAGGAGTGGCAAAAGTATGTTATAGGTCTTTGA
- the alr gene encoding alanine racemase — MLSRKQTPIFADNQERDTYAWFSQRAWVEIDLGALSHNVKQLVKFLSPRTQLMAVVKADAYGHGAVTVARTALAAGASWLGVATVPEGIQLREDGIKAPILILGATNTPEQIQAIAHWQLQPTLCSPKQALEFSNTLETINHNSSLSVHIKLDTGMSRLGTNWQQAADFVQLVQGLPHLDIASIYSHLATADSLDTTIMTEQHRRFAEATAHIKAKGINIPSLHLANSAATLTNPELHYDMVRVGLAIYGLYPATHLQNQIKLQPVLQLKARVTQVKTIAAGTGVSYGHHFIASEEMRLAVVGIGYADGVPRSLSNQMQVLIRGQRVPQIGAITMDQIMLDVSSIPDLQEGEIVTLLGEQGKEQISADDWANCLNTISWEILCGFKHRLPRVAVM, encoded by the coding sequence ATGTTAAGTCGCAAGCAAACCCCGATTTTTGCTGACAATCAGGAACGTGATACTTATGCTTGGTTTTCGCAGCGGGCTTGGGTAGAAATTGATTTAGGAGCTTTGTCTCATAACGTCAAGCAGTTGGTCAAGTTTTTATCACCACGTACCCAATTAATGGCGGTTGTTAAAGCTGATGCCTATGGACATGGGGCAGTAACAGTTGCGAGGACTGCTTTGGCAGCGGGCGCTAGTTGGTTAGGTGTGGCAACAGTTCCCGAAGGTATTCAATTAAGAGAAGATGGTATTAAAGCCCCAATTCTGATTTTAGGGGCAACCAACACACCAGAACAAATTCAGGCGATCGCCCATTGGCAACTTCAGCCCACACTATGTAGCCCTAAACAAGCTTTAGAATTTTCTAACACCTTAGAAACAATTAACCATAATTCCTCTTTATCCGTACATATTAAATTAGACACAGGAATGTCTAGATTAGGCACTAATTGGCAACAAGCGGCAGATTTTGTCCAGTTGGTACAAGGATTACCCCATTTAGATATTGCCAGTATCTATTCTCATTTAGCAACTGCCGATAGTCTTGATACCACAATCATGACAGAACAGCATAGAAGATTTGCAGAAGCAACTGCACACATCAAAGCTAAAGGGATTAACATTCCCAGTTTACATTTAGCAAATTCCGCCGCCACCTTAACAAATCCAGAACTGCACTATGACATGGTGCGGGTGGGTTTAGCTATTTATGGTCTTTATCCTGCCACTCATTTACAAAATCAAATCAAACTGCAACCGGTTTTACAACTCAAAGCCAGAGTTACCCAAGTGAAAACCATAGCCGCAGGAACTGGAGTTAGTTATGGACATCATTTTATTGCTTCTGAGGAAATGCGTCTAGCTGTAGTTGGTATTGGTTATGCCGACGGAGTTCCCCGTAGTCTTTCCAATCAAATGCAAGTCTTAATTCGTGGGCAGCGCGTACCGCAAATTGGCGCAATTACAATGGATCAAATTATGTTAGATGTGAGTTCCATCCCCGATTTGCAAGAAGGGGAAATAGTCACTTTGCTAGGAGAACAGGGAAAAGAGCAAATATCCGCTGATGACTGGGCAAATTGCCTCAATACCATTTCTTGGGAAATTCTCTGTGGTTTCAAACATCGTCTACCTCGTGTAGCTGTGATGTAG
- the ctaD gene encoding cytochrome c oxidase subunit I, which yields MTNIPIHVAGESHHHEPPQTWRTYFSFSTDHKVIGIQYLVTSFMFFLVGGIFAMILRGELITPESDLIDRTVYNGMFTMHGTVMLFLWTFPSLVGMANYLVPLMIGARDMAFPRLNAVAFWMVPVVGILLMASFFVPGGPAQSGWWAYPPVSTQNPTGNLINGQVLWLLAVAISGVSSIMGAVNFVTTIVKMRSPGMGFFRMPLFVWAVFSAQIIQLFGLPALTAGAVMLLLDITVGTAFFDPTKGGNPVMFQHYFWFYSHPAVYVIILPIFGIFSEIFPVYSRKPLFGYKVVAVSSMLIAVVSGIVWVHHMYVSGTPGWLRLFFMVTTMFVSIPTGIKVFAWVATIWGGKIRLTTPMLFALGGLVMFVFAGITGIMLSSVPVDVHVNNTYFVVGHFHYVLYGTVTMGMYAAIYHWFPKMTGRMFHEGWGQVHFWLAFIGTNLNFLPMHPLGLQGMLRRVASYAPELIGWNIVASLGSFLLGMSTLPFIFNMLISWMDGEKAPANPWRAISLEWTVSSPPPVENFEELPIVTCEPYGYGKAELMASSEHE from the coding sequence ATGACTAACATCCCCATTCATGTTGCTGGTGAATCACATCACCACGAACCGCCCCAAACCTGGAGAACATACTTCAGCTTCAGTACCGACCATAAAGTTATCGGGATTCAATACCTCGTTACCTCCTTTATGTTCTTCTTGGTTGGTGGTATCTTCGCCATGATTTTGCGCGGAGAACTTATCACCCCGGAATCAGATTTAATTGACCGCACAGTGTACAACGGAATGTTCACCATGCACGGAACAGTGATGCTGTTTTTGTGGACATTTCCCTCTCTTGTTGGTATGGCTAATTACCTCGTTCCCCTGATGATTGGGGCGCGAGATATGGCATTCCCCCGCTTGAACGCTGTCGCTTTTTGGATGGTTCCTGTAGTGGGAATTCTCCTCATGGCCAGCTTCTTTGTTCCCGGTGGACCGGCTCAATCTGGCTGGTGGGCATATCCCCCCGTTAGTACCCAAAACCCCACGGGCAACTTGATTAATGGTCAAGTTCTTTGGTTATTAGCGGTGGCTATTTCTGGTGTCTCTTCCATTATGGGTGCGGTGAATTTTGTCACCACCATTGTGAAAATGCGATCGCCGGGCATGGGTTTCTTTAGAATGCCCCTCTTTGTTTGGGCAGTATTTAGCGCCCAAATTATCCAATTATTTGGACTGCCAGCTTTAACAGCCGGGGCAGTAATGCTACTTCTTGATATTACAGTGGGAACTGCCTTTTTTGATCCTACTAAAGGCGGAAATCCAGTAATGTTTCAACATTATTTCTGGTTCTATTCTCACCCCGCTGTGTATGTAATTATTTTGCCTATCTTCGGGATTTTCTCGGAAATATTTCCCGTTTATTCTCGCAAACCTTTATTTGGTTACAAAGTCGTTGCTGTTTCTTCAATGTTAATTGCTGTAGTTAGCGGCATTGTTTGGGTACACCATATGTATGTGAGTGGTACTCCTGGTTGGCTACGGTTATTTTTCATGGTGACAACCATGTTTGTATCTATTCCCACGGGGATTAAGGTATTTGCTTGGGTGGCAACTATTTGGGGTGGGAAAATTCGCTTAACTACTCCCATGTTATTTGCTTTGGGTGGTTTGGTAATGTTTGTGTTTGCTGGGATTACAGGAATTATGCTTTCTTCTGTTCCAGTAGATGTTCACGTTAATAATACTTATTTTGTAGTGGGACATTTCCATTATGTTCTCTATGGAACTGTGACTATGGGAATGTATGCTGCTATCTATCATTGGTTTCCCAAAATGACTGGCAGAATGTTCCATGAAGGTTGGGGACAAGTCCATTTTTGGTTAGCATTTATCGGCACAAATTTAAATTTCTTACCCATGCACCCATTAGGTTTGCAAGGGATGTTACGCCGGGTTGCTTCCTATGCACCTGAATTAATTGGTTGGAATATTGTTGCTAGTTTGGGTTCTTTCCTGTTAGGAATGTCTACTCTTCCTTTTATCTTCAATATGTTAATTTCTTGGATGGATGGAGAAAAAGCTCCTGCTAATCCTTGGAGAGCAATTAGTTTGGAATGGACTGTTTCTTCTCCCCCTCCTGTTGAGAATTTTGAGGAACTTCCGATTGTTACTTGTGAGCCTTATGGTTATGGTAAGGCTGAATTAATGGCATCTTCTGAACATGAATAA
- a CDS encoding DHH family phosphoesterase: MYVNYPPSQFESLSLTTDPHPEELEIEKEVIELPALNRTSLAPSPSSNGDGGIYLVQRGNSLASQKSEELQKTLLAHRHERQLVILQDFPDPDALSCAWSYQLIAQQYDIKCDIVYAGTLSHQENIALVKLTNLPAQRWTIQTLKNKDLSSYQGFVLIDNQGTTSQLLPAIQQAGIPLIVLVDHHSLQGELKSEFVDVRPYVRATATIFTQYLQAGLLTLDNSISQHVKCATALMHGLRSDTNRLMQAQEEDFMAAGYLSRFYDAQLLNAILQANRSKRVMDVIERSLKNRIVQNNFSIAGVGYLRYDDRDAIPQAADFLVTEENVHTAVVYGIVHDEDDELEVVIGSLRTTKLTLDPDEFIKEAFGQDSAGRFFGGGRTGAGGFEIPMGFLSGGNENSAYAKIKWEVFDAQIKQKLLKLVNPRDNPI; this comes from the coding sequence ATGTACGTGAATTATCCACCTTCTCAATTTGAGAGTTTATCATTGACCACAGATCCCCATCCAGAGGAATTAGAAATAGAGAAAGAGGTAATTGAACTTCCAGCGTTAAACCGGACTTCCTTAGCACCCTCACCATCCTCTAATGGTGATGGAGGCATCTATTTGGTGCAGCGTGGTAATTCTCTAGCATCTCAAAAATCAGAGGAGTTACAGAAGACGCTGCTTGCACATCGTCATGAACGCCAATTGGTGATTTTACAGGATTTTCCTGATCCTGATGCTCTTTCTTGTGCTTGGTCTTACCAATTAATTGCCCAACAGTATGATATCAAGTGTGATATTGTCTACGCGGGAACTTTAAGTCATCAGGAAAATATTGCTTTAGTTAAGCTAACTAATTTACCTGCTCAACGTTGGACAATACAAACTTTAAAAAATAAAGATTTGTCATCTTATCAAGGGTTTGTGTTAATTGACAACCAGGGAACTACGTCTCAATTATTACCAGCCATCCAACAAGCGGGAATTCCCCTGATAGTGCTGGTAGATCATCATAGTTTACAAGGGGAACTCAAGTCAGAATTTGTTGATGTTCGTCCTTATGTGCGAGCTACAGCGACAATTTTTACTCAATACTTACAAGCAGGATTATTAACTTTAGATAATAGCATTAGCCAGCACGTTAAATGTGCTACAGCTTTAATGCACGGGTTACGCTCAGATACAAATCGGTTGATGCAGGCACAGGAAGAAGATTTTATGGCTGCTGGGTATTTGAGCAGGTTTTATGATGCTCAGTTACTAAATGCTATTTTGCAAGCAAATCGTTCTAAGCGGGTAATGGATGTGATCGAGCGATCGCTTAAAAACCGCATCGTTCAAAATAACTTTTCTATAGCTGGTGTTGGTTATTTGCGCTATGATGACCGGGATGCAATTCCCCAAGCCGCTGATTTTCTCGTGACTGAGGAAAATGTGCATACAGCAGTAGTTTATGGAATTGTTCATGATGAAGATGACGAATTAGAAGTGGTGATAGGTTCTCTCAGAACCACAAAACTGACCTTAGATCCTGATGAATTTATTAAAGAAGCCTTTGGACAAGATAGTGCTGGGCGATTTTTTGGTGGTGGGAGGACGGGTGCTGGAGGCTTTGAAATTCCGATGGGTTTCTTATCTGGTGGTAATGAAAATTCAGCTTATGCCAAAATCAAATGGGAAGTTTTCGACGCACAAATTAAACAGAAATTATTGAAATTGGTAAATCCTCGAGATAATCCAATTTAG
- a CDS encoding tyrosine-protein kinase family protein, with protein MMISFSETFDKVRECFNDESIVNTLGRKLDSVTIIRDVNGKIRIFLESLENNTPLENNTIEELETTDLKTLLSTKLGKYYGNDIWLPRRNNDAYQSLIKTIKDERVFASWDNGSSPRWYILERHIAKQAWIDNNVGEQPWTEAVVYQKYKPAIISFFSFKGGVGRTSSLVATALTLARNGHRVAIVDLDLEAPGLATIFSPDNPDNPNNPNNPGVIDYLLEKKIQEQDWKLRTHLISINERILLDDNGESIQLLPAGTVDKNYLEKLARLDFQNLVNGELESTMVSMLKELESAVRPLDFILMDARAGFHDIGGLAIAKLSHAAVIFGTQSRQSWAGLTHVIRHLASPGVDERLPLILVHSMAPATGIPGRETELTEFREQAYDLFRENYYSEDEDVPDANNREEPFFPLVVPYQESLRGDIALFSRNSTPEESTRLSKLAEIMTNSPYKEIAEKLCNLFGREFQKNN; from the coding sequence ATGATGATCAGTTTTAGTGAAACCTTTGATAAAGTACGCGAATGCTTTAATGACGAAAGCATTGTAAATACACTCGGACGTAAACTTGATTCCGTAACTATTATTCGTGACGTTAACGGAAAGATTAGAATTTTTCTTGAATCATTAGAAAATAATACCCCATTAGAAAATAATACCATTGAAGAATTAGAAACCACTGACCTTAAGACCCTTTTATCTACAAAACTTGGAAAGTATTATGGGAATGATATTTGGCTACCACGAAGAAATAACGATGCTTACCAATCTTTAATTAAAACTATCAAGGATGAAAGAGTTTTTGCATCTTGGGATAATGGATCAAGTCCTCGCTGGTATATTCTTGAACGCCACATTGCTAAACAGGCATGGATAGATAATAACGTAGGTGAACAACCTTGGACAGAGGCCGTAGTCTATCAAAAATACAAACCCGCGATCATATCTTTTTTCTCCTTTAAAGGAGGTGTGGGACGAACTAGTAGTCTAGTTGCAACTGCCTTGACTTTAGCCCGTAATGGTCATAGAGTTGCTATTGTTGATCTCGATTTAGAAGCACCAGGATTGGCTACAATTTTTTCACCAGATAATCCAGATAATCCAAATAATCCAAATAATCCAGGTGTAATTGATTATTTATTGGAAAAGAAAATTCAAGAACAAGATTGGAAACTGCGTACTCATTTGATCAGCATTAATGAACGGATTTTGCTAGATGATAATGGTGAGAGTATACAATTACTTCCGGCTGGAACAGTAGATAAAAATTATTTGGAAAAATTAGCTAGATTAGATTTTCAGAACCTTGTAAATGGTGAACTGGAAAGTACAATGGTAAGTATGTTAAAAGAATTGGAAAGTGCAGTCAGACCTTTAGATTTTATTCTAATGGATGCGCGGGCTGGGTTTCATGATATTGGTGGATTAGCGATCGCTAAACTCTCCCATGCGGCAGTGATCTTTGGCACTCAATCACGTCAAAGTTGGGCTGGACTAACTCATGTTATTCGACATTTAGCAAGTCCTGGAGTTGATGAGCGTTTACCGTTGATTCTTGTACATTCGATGGCTCCTGCAACAGGAATCCCAGGACGAGAAACAGAATTAACAGAATTTCGGGAACAAGCCTACGACCTTTTTCGAGAAAACTATTACTCCGAAGATGAAGATGTCCCTGATGCTAACAATAGAGAAGAACCATTTTTTCCGCTAGTTGTACCTTATCAGGAGAGTCTACGGGGGGACATAGCTCTATTTTCTCGCAACTCAACTCCAGAAGAATCCACTCGACTATCAAAGCTTGCAGAAATCATGACCAATTCTCCTTATAAGGAGATTGCAGAAAAGTTGTGTAATCTTTTTGGGCGTGAATTTCAAAAAAATAATTAG
- a CDS encoding type II toxin-antitoxin system HicB family antitoxin: protein MSREFNVIIERDADGYFVASVPNIHGCHTQAKSLDELMERVREAIELCLEVDESPCW from the coding sequence ATGAGTAGAGAATTTAATGTAATTATTGAACGTGATGCTGATGGTTATTTCGTCGCATCTGTACCCAATATTCACGGTTGTCACACGCAAGCAAAATCTTTAGATGAACTGATGGAACGGGTGAGAGAAGCAATAGAACTGTGTTTAGAAGTAGATGAAAGTCCATGCTGGTGA
- a CDS encoding HEPN domain-containing protein, with translation MQGSFSNSAGRHLQDAQILLGEQRWDNAVYLAGYVVECCFKVLVEQNFKHDQDAAKKYNHNLAELDGRLMERLRVIYPVLDKQLPASRIVGTVLAKDHPMRRYFKSGHWTEADATTAVQRAEEIYREIISKLVLDGSILSKDI, from the coding sequence ATGCAAGGTTCATTTTCTAATTCAGCAGGTAGGCATCTACAGGATGCCCAAATTCTTTTGGGAGAGCAACGATGGGACAATGCCGTTTACCTAGCAGGTTATGTTGTGGAATGTTGTTTCAAGGTACTTGTTGAGCAAAACTTTAAGCATGATCAAGATGCGGCAAAAAAATATAACCATAACCTCGCTGAACTTGATGGAAGGTTAATGGAACGCTTACGGGTTATCTACCCCGTTTTGGATAAACAACTACCGGCTTCACGAATAGTTGGTACTGTTCTCGCTAAAGATCATCCAATGAGGAGATATTTCAAATCTGGACATTGGACTGAAGCTGACGCAACAACTGCTGTTCAACGTGCGGAAGAAATTTACCGAGAAATAATCTCCAAATTAGTGTTAGACGGCTCAATTCTCAGCAAAGATATTTAA